From Deltaproteobacteria bacterium, the proteins below share one genomic window:
- a CDS encoding carbon monoxide dehydrogenase subunit G — protein MKIEGSYQFNAPRARIWEILQDPKVMAQCMPGCEGMEEVAPDEYEATVKVGIAAVKGTYKAKVAIKDRQAPSHYVLSGSGSGGPGFMQGDLVIDLEENGDAGTTLRYSTDAKIGGLIAGVGQRMLGGVGKMMVNQFFKKMEGFV, from the coding sequence ATGAAGATCGAAGGCAGCTATCAATTCAACGCGCCGCGCGCGCGCATCTGGGAGATTTTGCAGGACCCCAAGGTCATGGCTCAGTGCATGCCCGGCTGTGAGGGCATGGAGGAGGTCGCCCCGGACGAGTACGAGGCTACGGTCAAGGTCGGCATCGCCGCGGTGAAGGGTACCTACAAGGCCAAGGTGGCCATCAAGGACCGGCAGGCTCCGAGCCATTACGTGTTGAGCGGCTCGGGCTCCGGTGGCCCGGGTTTCATGCAGGGGGACCTGGTCATCGACCTGGAGGAGAACGGCGACGCGGGCACCACGTTGCGTTACAGCACGGATGCCAAGATTGGCGGCCTCATCGCCGGGGTGGGCCAGCGCATGCTCGGGGGCGTGGGCAAGATGATGGTGAACCAGTTCTTCAAGAAGATGGAGGGTTTCGTCTAG